A stretch of Fusobacterium sp. SYSU M8D902 DNA encodes these proteins:
- a CDS encoding RluA family pseudouridine synthase yields the protein MSKHNTSFKVDKDNELMKFLMEKMPENSRNSIKSLLTQRRVMVDEKVVSQYNAPLKAGQIVSIGKTRITKHNLDGVSIVFEDKDILVVEKERGILSVATKNEREKTAYNILKNYLKEKDPKDKIFVVHRLDRDTSGVMIFAKSEKAQDILQTTWNDSVKERTYVALVEGNVKKDRDTIISYLAENKAMVIYSTTNEEEGKKAISHYKVLKRNKNFSLLEVNIETGRKNQIRVHMQDLGHSVVGDKKYGSTKNPIRRLGLHAHTIVFVHPITKEVLSFTSKIPDAFLSVF from the coding sequence ATGTCAAAACACAATACAAGTTTTAAAGTTGATAAAGATAATGAATTGATGAAATTTTTGATGGAAAAGATGCCAGAGAATAGTCGTAATAGTATAAAATCTCTACTTACTCAAAGGAGAGTAATGGTAGATGAGAAAGTTGTATCACAATACAATGCACCGCTAAAAGCTGGGCAAATTGTAAGTATTGGAAAAACTAGAATAACTAAGCACAACTTAGATGGAGTTTCTATCGTATTTGAAGATAAGGATATATTAGTAGTAGAAAAAGAGAGAGGTATATTGTCAGTAGCTACAAAAAATGAGAGAGAAAAGACAGCCTACAATATCCTAAAGAACTACTTAAAAGAGAAAGATCCAAAAGATAAGATATTTGTAGTACACCGTTTAGATAGAGATACATCAGGAGTGATGATATTTGCCAAATCTGAAAAGGCTCAAGATATATTACAAACTACTTGGAATGACTCTGTAAAGGAGAGAACATATGTGGCTCTTGTAGAGGGAAATGTAAAGAAAGATAGAGATACAATCATCTCTTATCTAGCTGAAAATAAGGCAATGGTAATTTATTCAACAACTAATGAGGAAGAGGGTAAAAAAGCCATATCTCATTACAAAGTATTAAAGAGAAATAAAAACTTCTCACTATTAGAGGTTAACATTGAAACAGGTAGAAAAAATCAGATCCGTGTACATATGCAAGATTTAGGACATAGTGTAGTTGGGGATAAAAAATACGGATCTACAAAAAATCCTATTAGAAGATTGGGATTACATGCACATACAATAGTATTTGTACACCCTATCACAAAAGAGGTTTTATCATTTACAAGTAAGATTCCTGACGCATTTTTATCAGTATTTTAA